From the Rhodococcus sp. NBC_00297 genome, one window contains:
- a CDS encoding acyl-CoA thioesterase gives MTESTVPSAADCPVLWPVATRWEDNDHYGHVNNVTYYSYFDTAVNGWLMQSTGLDIRTLPAIGVVAETSCRFLSQLSFPDDLQVGIAVERLGNTSIVYALSIFRVDGENLTPAAAGRFVHVYVDAETRRPTPVPDEIRAVVEALGQ, from the coding sequence ATGACCGAGAGCACCGTCCCGTCCGCAGCCGACTGCCCCGTCCTGTGGCCCGTCGCCACCCGCTGGGAGGACAACGACCACTACGGGCACGTCAACAACGTCACGTACTACTCGTACTTCGACACCGCGGTGAACGGGTGGCTCATGCAGAGCACCGGCCTCGACATCCGCACACTCCCGGCCATCGGCGTGGTGGCCGAGACGTCCTGCAGGTTCCTCAGCCAACTGAGCTTTCCCGACGATCTGCAGGTGGGTATCGCCGTCGAGAGACTCGGCAACACCTCGATCGTGTACGCGCTGAGCATCTTCCGGGTGGACGGCGAAAACCTGACCCCGGCGGCGGCGGGACGGTTCGTTCACGTCTACGTCGACGCCGAGACCCGCCGCCCGACACCGGTCCCCGACGAGATCCGCGCGGTCGTCGAGGCACTCGGACAGTGA
- a CDS encoding GntR family transcriptional regulator: MMPVHLRDSAVPKHEQLRAILLHRCTKELQPGDLMPSERRLMEDYGVSRITVREAIGQLVNEGHLVRVRGKGTFVASRPVQSRLHLASFSEEMRAQGLEPTTVVLFARLEDPSVATIRALDIAAGGKAYHIKRLRLADGEPVSVDDGWYDAAVLPGLVDLDLSKSIYDAVSSHYGQTIDRAEQTVSATAADNDTATLLGTKRGAPVLYFDRVSFSGDRPIEHTESWYRCDRYQLTMEVQGGRRPQRR, translated from the coding sequence GTGATGCCCGTCCACCTTCGCGACAGTGCCGTACCCAAGCACGAGCAGCTCCGCGCGATCCTGCTGCATCGGTGCACCAAGGAACTCCAGCCCGGCGATCTGATGCCGAGCGAACGGCGCCTCATGGAGGACTACGGGGTCAGTCGGATCACCGTGCGCGAGGCCATCGGTCAGCTCGTCAACGAGGGCCACCTGGTGCGGGTGCGCGGCAAGGGCACGTTCGTCGCCAGTCGGCCCGTCCAGTCGAGGCTCCACCTGGCGTCGTTCTCGGAGGAGATGCGCGCGCAGGGTCTCGAACCCACCACGGTCGTTCTCTTCGCGCGGCTCGAGGATCCGTCGGTGGCCACCATCCGTGCGCTGGACATCGCCGCGGGCGGCAAGGCGTACCACATCAAGCGGCTGCGACTGGCGGACGGAGAGCCCGTCAGCGTCGACGACGGGTGGTACGACGCCGCCGTGCTGCCGGGCCTGGTCGATCTCGATCTGAGCAAGTCCATCTACGACGCGGTGTCCTCCCACTACGGGCAGACCATCGATCGCGCCGAGCAGACGGTCAGCGCGACGGCGGCGGACAACGACACCGCGACGCTGCTGGGGACGAAGCGTGGGGCGCCGGTGCTGTACTTCGACCGGGTGTCGTTCAGCGGTGACCGGCCGATCGAACACACGGAGAGCTGGTACCGCTGCGATCGGTATCAGCTCACGATGGAGGTCCAGGGCGGGCGGCGGCCACAGCGTCGCTGA
- a CDS encoding SDR family NAD(P)-dependent oxidoreductase — MPTPRSLTGRTIVVTGASDGIGRIAARTLAERGAEVLVVGRSPEKTAAAASEIGGRAFVADFASFDDVRRVADELRNSVDHIDVLLNNAGGTFDPSKRTADGHEPNVQINHLSPFLLTHLLLDRLGGMAGSRIVNTSSVGNLGGRIDLQDMAYDRSSPAEFRAYCTSKLMNIGFTRGATERWSDRGITSVAVHPGAVRSNFGNANVLFRVIYRTPLKYVASISAESGAEPLVSVAVDKPDAEVAGIYYSRHKARGRTNGQVDDPGVVDGLWRESEKLVGLA; from the coding sequence GTGCCCACTCCCCGTTCGCTCACCGGTCGCACCATCGTCGTGACGGGAGCGAGCGACGGGATCGGGCGCATCGCCGCGCGCACCCTGGCGGAACGCGGTGCGGAGGTGCTCGTCGTGGGCCGCTCACCGGAGAAGACCGCCGCCGCGGCCTCGGAGATCGGTGGTCGCGCGTTCGTGGCCGACTTCGCCTCGTTCGACGACGTGCGACGGGTCGCGGACGAGCTGCGGAATTCCGTCGATCACATCGACGTCCTGTTGAACAACGCGGGTGGAACGTTCGATCCGTCGAAGCGCACCGCCGACGGGCACGAGCCGAACGTCCAGATCAATCACCTGTCGCCGTTCCTGCTCACCCATCTGTTGCTCGACCGACTCGGCGGTATGGCGGGCAGTCGCATCGTCAACACGTCGTCCGTGGGCAACCTCGGTGGACGAATCGATCTGCAGGACATGGCCTACGACCGTTCCTCGCCGGCCGAGTTCCGCGCCTACTGCACCAGCAAGCTGATGAACATCGGCTTCACCCGCGGCGCCACGGAGCGGTGGTCCGACCGCGGCATCACGTCGGTGGCCGTCCACCCCGGAGCGGTGCGCAGCAACTTCGGCAACGCCAACGTCCTGTTCCGGGTGATCTACCGGACTCCGCTGAAGTACGTGGCCTCGATCAGTGCCGAGTCGGGCGCCGAGCCGTTGGTGTCGGTGGCCGTCGACAAGCCGGACGCCGAGGTCGCCGGGATCTACTACAGCCGCCACAAGGCTCGCGGTCGCACGAACGGGCAGGTAGACGATCCCGGCGTGGTCGACGGGCTGTGGAGAGAGTCGGAGAAGCTGGTCGGGCTGGCCTGA
- a CDS encoding PTS sugar transporter subunit IIA: protein MTDTAVGSPLAGTVIALADVPDPVFSSQMVGAGVAVRPDSTTGMVDVHSPVSGRILKLHPHAFVVLTEDRKGVLVHVGIDTVTMKGEGFELVAAEKDSVSAGDVVVRYDPAAVAAAGFDDVCPVVVMDSAADSFATPSVGSSVTAGEPLFTL, encoded by the coding sequence GTGACCGACACCGCCGTGGGCAGCCCGCTCGCGGGCACCGTCATCGCACTGGCCGACGTCCCCGACCCGGTGTTCTCCTCGCAGATGGTCGGCGCCGGCGTGGCTGTCAGACCCGATTCGACGACCGGAATGGTGGACGTCCACTCGCCCGTGTCCGGGCGCATCCTCAAGCTGCACCCTCATGCCTTCGTGGTTCTGACGGAGGACAGGAAGGGAGTGCTGGTGCACGTCGGTATCGACACCGTGACGATGAAGGGCGAGGGTTTCGAACTCGTCGCGGCCGAGAAGGACTCGGTGTCGGCCGGAGACGTCGTCGTGCGCTACGACCCGGCCGCCGTCGCCGCCGCCGGATTCGACGACGTGTGCCCCGTCGTCGTGATGGACTCCGCCGCGGACTCCTTCGCGACGCCGTCGGTCGGGTCGTCCGTCACTGCCGGCGAGCCGCTCTTCACCCTCTGA
- a CDS encoding glucose PTS transporter subunit EIIB yields MSKADAIVAGLGGAGNIVEIEACITRLRTEVRDGALVNEAALKAAGAHGVFHKGTAVQVIVGPEADTLAEDIDDIL; encoded by the coding sequence ATGTCCAAGGCGGACGCCATCGTCGCCGGGCTCGGAGGAGCCGGGAACATCGTCGAGATCGAAGCCTGCATCACGCGGCTCCGCACCGAGGTGCGAGACGGAGCACTCGTGAACGAGGCCGCTCTCAAGGCCGCCGGAGCACACGGGGTCTTCCACAAGGGGACGGCCGTGCAGGTCATCGTCGGGCCCGAGGCGGACACCCTCGCCGAGGACATCGACGACATCCTGTGA
- a CDS encoding PTS transporter subunit EIIC: protein MLPIAVLPAAGILLRIGQPDLLGRFTPLETTASVISAAGQSVFTWLPLIFAVGIAIGWAKKSDGSTALAAVVGYMVVDGVFTAMSPVVLDGEVDANGDPAVIDYGVLAGIIIGLLSAVLWQRFYRQKLPDYLGFFSGRRLVPILTAITGLVVGVLMSFVYPLFYSALNWVGTTVADHSVVGSGIYGFANRMLIPTGLHHILNSVVWFLVGDYTDASGQIVRGDLNRFFAGDPSAGVFMTGFFPIMMFALPAAAFAIYRNAKPSQKKLVGGIMLSTGLTAFVTGITEPLEYSFMFVAWPLYIVHAVLTGTSMALTNALGIHDGFFFSAGGIDYLLNYGIATKAWLLIPIGLVYAVIYYVLFSFVIKKWNLRTPGREDDVTLDDAAVTTGAPAATTASTDATTAPTDKPAGGGSA from the coding sequence ATGCTGCCCATCGCAGTGCTCCCCGCCGCAGGCATCCTGCTCCGCATCGGCCAGCCCGATCTGCTCGGACGCTTCACCCCGCTCGAGACCACCGCATCGGTGATCTCGGCCGCGGGGCAGTCGGTCTTCACGTGGCTTCCCCTTATCTTCGCAGTCGGCATCGCGATCGGCTGGGCGAAGAAGTCGGACGGCTCCACCGCGTTGGCCGCGGTGGTCGGTTACATGGTGGTCGACGGCGTCTTCACGGCCATGTCGCCGGTGGTGCTCGACGGCGAGGTCGACGCGAACGGCGACCCTGCCGTCATCGACTACGGCGTGCTGGCCGGCATCATCATCGGTCTGCTCTCCGCCGTTCTCTGGCAACGCTTCTACCGTCAGAAGCTGCCCGACTACCTGGGCTTCTTCAGCGGCCGACGCCTCGTCCCGATCCTGACGGCGATCACCGGTCTCGTGGTCGGCGTCCTGATGTCCTTCGTGTACCCGCTGTTCTACAGCGCCCTGAACTGGGTGGGCACCACCGTCGCCGATCACTCCGTCGTGGGCAGCGGTATCTACGGTTTCGCCAATCGCATGCTCATCCCGACCGGCCTGCACCACATCCTCAACTCCGTCGTGTGGTTCCTCGTCGGTGACTACACGGACGCGAGCGGCCAGATCGTCCGAGGCGACCTCAACCGCTTCTTCGCCGGGGACCCGAGCGCCGGAGTGTTCATGACCGGCTTCTTCCCGATCATGATGTTCGCGCTGCCCGCCGCTGCCTTCGCGATCTACCGCAACGCGAAGCCGTCGCAGAAGAAGCTCGTCGGCGGCATCATGCTCTCGACCGGTCTCACGGCCTTCGTCACCGGTATCACCGAGCCGCTCGAGTACTCGTTCATGTTCGTCGCCTGGCCTCTCTACATCGTGCACGCGGTGCTGACCGGTACCTCGATGGCGTTGACCAATGCGCTCGGAATTCACGACGGTTTCTTCTTCTCCGCGGGCGGTATCGACTACCTGCTGAACTACGGCATCGCCACCAAGGCATGGCTTCTCATCCCGATCGGCCTGGTCTACGCCGTCATCTACTACGTGCTGTTCAGCTTCGTCATCAAGAAGTGGAACCTGCGCACGCCCGGACGTGAGGACGACGTGACCCTCGACGACGCGGCGGTGACCACCGGCGCACCGGCGGCCACCACCGCATCGACGGACGCCACGACCGCGCCGACGGACAAGCCGGCCGGCGGCGGCTCGGCGTGA
- a CDS encoding N-acetylglucosamine-6-phosphate deacetylase yields the protein MTLLRGRVVLVNGVLEDGVVEFEDDRIVRVGPARERTDIAVPPSSSTILPGMVDVHCHGGGGAGFPDDTADAVDAAVAHHVRSGTTTMLASLVSAPREVLVDRTTLLADLWRRGDIAGVHLEGPFLARSRCGAQDPAAIVPGDPRLLEAVVTAGGGAVRSMTLAPETANLDALARVMAENDIRPSVGHTDADAATVTAALARLTGPVSATHLFNGMPPLHHRSPGPVAACLAAAGRGEMVLELIGDGVHLDSWTVAMVVDLVGPDGIVFVSDAMAAAGMSDGPYRLGSLDVTVADGVARLTQDGDEPGAIAGGTSTVLDIVRRAVAESGVDLVSAVRMGATTPARFLGLQDTVGRLAAGMRADIVITDADLTVTSVVRRGRVEVGVPDGDRHP from the coding sequence GTGACCCTCCTCCGAGGGCGCGTCGTCCTGGTGAACGGCGTGCTCGAGGACGGGGTGGTGGAGTTCGAGGACGATCGGATCGTCCGGGTGGGCCCGGCCCGCGAGCGGACGGACATCGCCGTCCCGCCGTCGTCCTCGACGATTCTGCCGGGCATGGTGGACGTGCACTGCCACGGCGGCGGGGGAGCAGGCTTTCCCGATGACACGGCCGACGCCGTCGATGCCGCTGTCGCGCATCACGTGCGCAGCGGGACGACGACCATGCTCGCCTCTCTCGTGTCCGCCCCGCGCGAGGTGCTCGTCGACAGGACGACACTGCTGGCGGATCTGTGGCGCCGCGGCGACATCGCGGGCGTTCATCTCGAGGGGCCGTTCCTCGCCCGTAGCCGTTGCGGTGCACAGGATCCGGCGGCGATCGTTCCGGGTGATCCGCGTCTCCTCGAGGCCGTGGTGACGGCCGGCGGGGGAGCCGTGCGGTCGATGACGCTGGCACCGGAGACCGCGAACCTGGACGCCCTCGCTCGGGTGATGGCCGAGAACGACATCCGTCCGAGCGTGGGCCACACCGACGCCGATGCGGCCACGGTCACGGCAGCGCTGGCGCGGCTGACCGGGCCGGTGAGCGCCACCCATCTGTTCAACGGGATGCCGCCGCTGCACCATCGGTCGCCCGGACCGGTGGCCGCGTGTCTCGCGGCGGCGGGACGCGGCGAAATGGTGCTCGAACTCATCGGTGACGGAGTGCATCTCGATTCCTGGACGGTCGCCATGGTGGTCGACCTCGTCGGACCCGACGGCATCGTGTTCGTCTCCGACGCCATGGCCGCGGCCGGGATGAGCGACGGCCCTTACCGATTGGGCTCGCTCGACGTGACGGTCGCGGACGGGGTGGCGCGCCTGACGCAGGACGGCGACGAGCCGGGAGCCATCGCGGGCGGAACGTCGACAGTCCTCGACATCGTGCGACGGGCGGTGGCCGAGTCGGGAGTCGACCTGGTGTCGGCGGTGCGCATGGGGGCGACCACACCGGCTCGGTTCCTCGGCCTGCAGGACACGGTGGGGCGCCTGGCGGCCGGGATGCGCGCGGACATCGTGATCACCGATGCCGATCTGACCGTGACGAGCGTCGTGAGGCGCGGACGAGTGGAAGTGGGTGTGCCGGATGGAGATCGTCATCCGTGA
- the nagB gene encoding glucosamine-6-phosphate deaminase, which translates to MEIVIRDDAAAVHRTVADIVERRVRQGAAVLGVATGSTPLGTYRELGRRHREEALSFASCRAFLLDEYVGLPAAHPQSYRSVIATEFAAEIDIDPDAIDGPNGEAADVAAECARYDAAIAASGGVDVQLLGIGSDGHIGFNEPGSSLVSRTRVKTLTRRTREDNARFFHSADEVPHHVVTQGLGTILEARHLVLVALGEGKADALAASVEGPLAASCPASVIQMHPHVTVVVDEGAASALGSSDYYRYALSEKPTWQHF; encoded by the coding sequence ATGGAGATCGTCATCCGTGACGACGCAGCGGCGGTGCACCGCACCGTGGCGGACATCGTCGAACGCAGGGTTCGGCAGGGTGCCGCGGTGCTGGGCGTGGCGACGGGGTCCACCCCGTTGGGGACGTACCGGGAGCTCGGTCGGCGGCATCGCGAGGAGGCGTTGTCGTTCGCGTCCTGCCGGGCGTTCCTCCTCGACGAGTACGTGGGTCTGCCGGCCGCCCATCCGCAGTCGTACCGTTCGGTGATCGCCACGGAGTTCGCTGCGGAGATCGACATCGACCCGGATGCCATCGACGGTCCGAACGGCGAGGCGGCGGACGTCGCGGCCGAGTGCGCTCGCTACGACGCCGCGATCGCCGCGTCGGGCGGTGTGGACGTGCAACTGTTGGGCATCGGGTCCGACGGCCACATCGGCTTCAACGAACCGGGGTCGTCGCTCGTCTCCCGCACGCGGGTCAAGACCCTCACGCGCCGCACGCGGGAGGACAACGCACGCTTCTTCCACTCCGCCGACGAGGTACCGCATCACGTGGTGACCCAGGGTCTGGGCACGATTCTCGAGGCCCGCCATCTGGTCCTCGTCGCACTCGGCGAAGGGAAGGCGGACGCTCTCGCCGCGTCGGTGGAGGGGCCGCTGGCCGCGTCCTGTCCGGCGTCGGTGATCCAGATGCATCCGCACGTGACCGTGGTCGTCGACGAGGGCGCGGCGTCGGCGCTGGGGTCGAGTGACTACTACCGGTACGCGTTGTCGGAGAAACCCACATGGCAGCACTTCTGA
- a CDS encoding SDR family NAD(P)-dependent oxidoreductase: MTMSTLRTRLTGSTVLVTGASSGLGADFARRFASLGCDVVLVARRLDRLEELAAEISSRHGVTATPIAADLAVPGAGSALKATLGHRGITVHSLINNAGFGTHQPFVEEDPVTLGNEIAVNIAAVVDLSRAFLPGMIEHGAGVLVTLASTAAYQPLPGMAVYAASKAFVLSFTEALAVETRGTGVTVMAVSPGPTETEFFEVLGSKDAAFGKMQTSEQVMDTTFAALAAKRPPASVVSGVNNKLQSAGVRLLPRRAALEVTARMFRE, from the coding sequence ATGACCATGTCGACGCTGCGTACGCGTCTCACCGGATCCACCGTCCTCGTCACCGGCGCGAGCTCGGGCCTGGGTGCCGATTTCGCACGACGCTTCGCGTCCCTCGGGTGCGACGTCGTGCTCGTCGCGCGGCGACTCGATCGCCTCGAGGAGCTGGCTGCGGAGATCTCCTCCCGGCACGGTGTCACCGCCACCCCGATCGCCGCGGACCTCGCCGTGCCCGGTGCGGGATCGGCGCTGAAGGCGACTCTCGGTCACCGCGGCATCACGGTGCACTCGCTGATCAACAATGCGGGATTCGGGACGCACCAGCCGTTCGTCGAGGAGGATCCGGTGACGCTCGGCAACGAGATCGCCGTGAACATCGCTGCTGTCGTCGATCTCTCGCGTGCGTTCCTGCCGGGCATGATCGAGCACGGCGCGGGTGTGCTGGTCACGCTCGCGAGCACGGCGGCGTACCAACCGCTCCCGGGAATGGCCGTCTACGCGGCGAGCAAGGCGTTCGTGCTCAGCTTCACCGAGGCGCTGGCCGTCGAGACTCGCGGGACCGGTGTCACCGTCATGGCGGTCTCGCCGGGTCCCACCGAGACCGAGTTCTTCGAGGTGCTCGGCAGCAAGGACGCCGCGTTCGGGAAGATGCAGACGTCGGAACAGGTCATGGACACGACGTTCGCGGCGCTCGCGGCCAAGCGGCCCCCGGCCTCGGTGGTGTCCGGAGTGAACAACAAGCTGCAGTCGGCCGGTGTGCGGTTGCTCCCACGTCGCGCCGCCCTCGAGGTCACCGCCAGAATGTTCCGTGAGTAG
- a CDS encoding shikimate 5-dehydrogenase — protein MSRVFTKDTQLCMSLSGRPSNIGTRFHNYLYDELDLNFVYKAFTTTDLPAAVAGIRALGIRGSGVSMPFKEACIEHVDVMHDSASAIDSVNTIVNEDGVLHAYNTDYQAVADLVREAGLDPSWSVAVTGSGGMAKAVVAALRDTGFTTGTVVARNERTGPALAEKYGYGWSATADDVSADVLVNVTPVGMAGGPDSDALPFATEQIAAARAVVDVVAVPSETPLIVAARAAGKPVITGAQVVALQAAEQFALYTGVRLRTEQIQRASEFSRR, from the coding sequence ATGTCGCGTGTGTTCACCAAAGACACCCAGCTCTGCATGTCGTTGTCGGGGCGGCCCAGCAACATCGGGACCCGGTTCCACAACTACCTCTACGACGAGCTGGATCTGAACTTCGTCTACAAGGCGTTCACCACCACCGACCTCCCCGCGGCCGTCGCCGGAATCCGTGCGCTCGGAATCCGCGGCAGCGGAGTGTCCATGCCGTTCAAGGAGGCGTGCATCGAGCACGTCGACGTCATGCACGACTCGGCGTCCGCGATCGACTCGGTGAACACCATCGTCAACGAGGACGGCGTGCTGCACGCCTACAACACGGACTACCAGGCCGTCGCGGACCTCGTCCGGGAGGCCGGTCTCGACCCGTCGTGGTCGGTCGCGGTCACGGGCAGTGGCGGCATGGCCAAGGCCGTCGTCGCCGCGCTGCGGGACACGGGCTTCACCACGGGAACTGTCGTGGCGCGCAACGAGAGAACCGGACCGGCTCTCGCCGAGAAGTACGGCTACGGCTGGTCGGCCACCGCCGACGACGTCTCGGCCGACGTCCTCGTCAACGTGACACCCGTCGGGATGGCCGGCGGTCCGGACTCCGACGCGCTGCCGTTCGCCACCGAGCAGATCGCCGCCGCTCGCGCCGTCGTCGACGTGGTCGCGGTGCCGTCCGAGACACCGCTGATCGTCGCGGCGCGCGCCGCAGGAAAGCCCGTGATCACCGGTGCGCAGGTGGTGGCACTGCAGGCCGCGGAGCAATTCGCGCTGTACACCGGCGTGCGCCTGCGCACCGAGCAGATCCAGCGGGCCTCCGAGTTCAGTCGGCGCTGA
- a CDS encoding HNH endonuclease family protein — MVLAVLTGCSTLLGPPTPAPGSPPATTIESLLAQVAVVDSRPDVPGYERSCKAGDGCVFGPAWTDDYDGPGGHDGCGTRDNVLQLALTDVQFRPGTNDCVVVAGSLNDPFTGSVLPFSKQSAGDVQIDHTYPLAAAWDMGAWQWPLDQRIRFANDITYNLMAVSGAENQSKSDKTPSDWMPPNGAYHCYYAGRFLTVAVRYGLPVTVADRDVLTTVSNSCP, encoded by the coding sequence ATGGTCCTGGCCGTCCTCACCGGCTGCTCGACGCTGCTGGGCCCGCCCACTCCCGCACCGGGCAGTCCCCCCGCGACGACGATCGAGTCACTGCTCGCGCAGGTCGCCGTCGTGGACTCCCGGCCCGACGTGCCGGGGTACGAGCGCAGTTGCAAGGCCGGGGACGGATGCGTGTTCGGTCCCGCCTGGACCGACGACTACGACGGCCCGGGCGGACACGACGGCTGCGGCACCCGCGACAACGTGCTGCAGCTCGCGCTCACCGACGTGCAGTTCCGGCCGGGAACCAACGACTGCGTCGTCGTGGCGGGATCGTTGAACGATCCGTTCACGGGATCGGTGCTGCCGTTCAGCAAGCAGAGCGCAGGCGACGTGCAGATCGACCACACCTACCCGCTGGCGGCGGCGTGGGACATGGGCGCCTGGCAGTGGCCGCTCGATCAGCGCATCCGTTTCGCCAACGACATCACGTACAACCTCATGGCCGTCTCGGGTGCGGAGAACCAGTCGAAGAGCGACAAGACCCCCTCGGACTGGATGCCTCCCAACGGCGCGTACCACTGCTACTACGCGGGGCGGTTCCTCACGGTGGCCGTCCGGTACGGGCTTCCCGTCACGGTGGCCGACCGGGACGTGCTGACCACGGTGTCGAACTCCTGCCCCTGA